Genomic segment of Leifsonia sp. Root1293:
GTACTCGGCATGGGATCGGGTGGTGAGGTCGAGGCGGGTGGGCTCCGTCGTGCTGCCGAAGAGGGGCCCGGCGTCGAGGGGGCCGAGCCACCAGGCGAAGCGCACGGCGCGCCCGGCGACGACGCCGGGGGCGGCGATGAAGCCGGCTCCGACGAGGAGAGGGTTGTCCCGAACGAGTTCCGGAAGCACCCGCGACGAGACGAGATCGTCGACGGATGCCGACGACGACGGCACGGCGGCATCCGCGAGCAGGTGCACGACCTCCTCGCGCCAGCCGGCGAGTTGCTCGAAGACACCGGAGAACAGCTCGCTGACGGCGGCGGCGCACTGCTCAGGCGACGTCGTCGGCAGGGTGGCGGTCACGGCGCACCTCCTCGCGGTGCAGGCGGGTCTTCGCGGCGAGCAGCCCTTCGGCGAGCGTCTGGACCATGGCCGAGACCAGCTCGCGCGCCACCGCCGGAGCGTGGGCGCTCACGGCGGCCGCGATGGCCGTGCTGGTGCTGAGCACCGACACGCGGGTCTCGTCGTCATCGAGCGCGAGGAGCAGGAGAGGTCCGAACTCGGCCTGCACCCGGATCTGCTCACGAACCAGGCGCGCCGACTGGCTGAGCACGGCCAGTTCGAGGAACAGCCCGCCGATGTCGAAACGCGCAGCGGCCGCCGTGGCGACGTCGATGCCCGCGACCTGGGCGGCCAGGCGCTCACCCTCGGCATCCGTCGCCCGCACGGCAGCACGCTCGGCGCAGCCGGCCAGGATGGTCGCGAAGTAGACCGCCATGTCGGAGAGCTCGACCTGCGTGAGGGCGTGCAGCCTGGCGTCGAGCAGCCCGCCGTGCAGGGCGTCGCCGGTGACGAAGCTCCCGCCCTCGCGGCCGCGGCGCGTCTCGACCAGTCCGGCGTCGCGCAGGATGCCGAGACCCTCCCTCACGGTGATGAGGGCGACACCGAACCGCCGGGAGAGGTCGGGCTCGCTGGGCAGGCGCTCGCCCGGAGCGAGCACACCGAGGATGATGGCGTCGGTCAGCCGCTGGGCCACCTGTTCGGAGCGGCCGGTGTCGGCCAGCTGCGCGAAGAT
This window contains:
- a CDS encoding cache domain-containing protein, translated to MTATLPTTSPEQCAAAVSELFSGVFEQLAGWREEVVHLLADAAVPSSSASVDDLVSSRVLPELVRDNPLLVGAGFIAAPGVVAGRAVRFAWWLGPLDAGPLFGSTTEPTRLDLTTRSHAEYLRDVRALEWYATPAETQATHVTGPYVDHLCTCDYILTLTMPVTLGERMLGVVGADIAVRRLERELLPLLLLIDEPLALVNADGRVIISTDAVAQPGALVSSVAERFVCAGTPLAIDRLL
- a CDS encoding FadR/GntR family transcriptional regulator, which codes for MGDSQGRAQSQAPRVGSAAREAIFAQLADTGRSEQVAQRLTDAIILGVLAPGERLPSEPDLSRRFGVALITVREGLGILRDAGLVETRRGREGGSFVTGDALHGGLLDARLHALTQVELSDMAVYFATILAGCAERAAVRATDAEGERLAAQVAGIDVATAAAARFDIGGLFLELAVLSQSARLVREQIRVQAEFGPLLLLALDDDETRVSVLSTSTAIAAAVSAHAPAVARELVSAMVQTLAEGLLAAKTRLHREEVRRDRHPADDVA